The Oryza sativa Japonica Group chromosome 11, ASM3414082v1 DNA window TTTGTGTTTAGGTCTTGTTACAAAATTTTAGCTACTGAGTTGTCCCCAAACACTTCATCTTACTTGTTGAGGAATCGTCTGATGAGGAATCATCGCCAGTAACTTTCCATTTTCCCCTCGTGGGGGTTGCCAACTGTCTTGGATTTACATTGCCGATGTCCTCAACTTCCTCCACCGTCTCCTTAGCCACCTAGACATTGATTCTGCAATTCTTGCAGGTATCTACCTTGTCGGTCATCGCATCCCTTTCCACTCCTTCCCGACTCCTCCAAGTAGACGTCACTAGGACCCTCCCTACCCTGAGCATCTACGTACGTTGTGTCAATTCTGCCTCCTCTACCTAGGCCACTACCAAAGGGACACATCGGCCTGACTTCTCCTCTTGGATCTATGTTATacttccaccaccaccactctcaACAATAAATAGTATCCTTTTGATGTAGCCCAACAATAGTATCCTTTTATGTAGCATGAGTGTCTATCAAGGGCTAGATAATAATAAATGATTGCCTTTGAATTGTATTTCCTGTAGCATGGGTGTCTATCTAGTCCAATAAATGATTGCCTTTGAATTACATTTCCTCTTACAACTCTCGTACGGTGACTTGGAAAAAAACTGCAAATTAATGTACTTTTCTTTTACGACCAAATTAAAGAACTTGAACTAGCTACGTCGTCTTAAAACCCCTGGAAATCAAATTTGTTTGGAATAAGGTCACCTgacgtccctcaactttacgtcgAGTTTGTCTGAGGTCCTTAATCCACAATACCGAAAATCTCTACCCCTCAACTATCATAAACCGTGCACAAAAGGTCCCGAGGCAGTATTGACCTAATTTTTCccggtttcgctgatgtggcataCAGTAGGCCCTACATGTCATTGtcctcccttctcttctcttctctctcttttcttcttctctttcctttCGTCTCCCTGATCTCTTCTCTACTTCAGCGAGACTGcaggcgggcggggcggcgggcgaAGCAGGCAAGGGGCAGCGCgcgcggagcagcggcggcggcgggcaagcACGCAGTGGATAAGTAGAGTAGAATAGTAGAAGATGAATGCATGCCAGCTCCCTCACGCTAATTAAGCCAATCCCAATCCTAATCCTAATTCCTACGTGCCCTGCACTATTTGTCCATACCTTCATCATTTTGCTTACTAATTGGCCCAACCAAATCTTTGCTTTGTTTCCCCTACCTAAGCTAATAATAATCTAGCTAACGCTCCCTCACTCTCAAAGTTAGCCTCATCAATTAGCAGCGTGAGGAGGATACAGATCAATACATGGCGGCGGGAGCAGCCGTGCACGTCGTCAGGCGGCCGCCGCTACAGATCAGCCggtggtgtacacggtgtggaAGAGGTCCAGCATAGGCTTCCAGGGCACCGATGGCTTCTCCGTCTACGACTCCGCCGGCAAGCTCGCGTTCCGTGTCGACAAAACTACTACCACCGCCGCAAAGCTTTCGCCGGCGACCTACTGCTTAAGGATGGCCACGGCCCACGGCAcgcctcttctctccctcaagCCACAGGTCAATCATCTTTCCATTCACTTCATTAATTCTTTTCTAGCTACTCGTATATCGCTTTAGCAGCAGCCTGTTTACTGATCGATCAGATCATGAGTTTAGTTTACTAGTTTGGAATCATGTATCTTAAGATCAGCTCAGCGTGGAGGAGTTCATCGCGCGGTACATCCAGCTAGCTGCACGCGCCACACGTCAGGGACGCCGTCGCTGCACTCGTGCTCGACATGTTCACCGCGCCCATAGTCGACGTGGCGTGCGACCTCGGCGTGCTGTCCTACGTGTTCATGTCGTCCACCAGCGGCCAGCACCATGCTCGCGCTCATGCTGCACCTCCCCGTGCTCCACGAGCGCGTCACCGTGGAGTTCGACGAGGTGGACGGGGATGTGGACGTGCCTGGCCTGCCGCGCCTCTGCCGCCAGCGTCCATGCCGTGCCGTGCCCGATGGTGGACAAGAAGAGCCCCAACTACACGTGGTTCGTGCGCCTCGGCGACCGCTTCATGGACGCCACGGGCATCATCGCGAACACCGCCGAGGCGCCGACGAGCTCGAACCGGCCGGGTCCCCTCGCCACCATCGCGGACAGTCGGTGCGTGCAGGGGCGAACCGCATCTCCGATCTCCCCGACGACCTCATCCAGCGCATCCTCCACTTCGCGCCGGCGAGGGAGGCCGCGTCCaccggcctcctctcctcccgctgGCGCTCGCTCTGGCGCTCCACCGGCGCCGTCAacctcgccgtcctcgtccgccgccgcgacgacttCTTCTCCCTCCGCGACGCGTTCGTCCGCTCCGCccacgccgcgctcgccgccgccgccggcggccacgtcAGGAGGCTCACCATGCACGTGGAGACGGAGCGCCTCCCCGTGCAGCTGACGGCCGACGCGTTCCTGCACCGCGACGCGGAGGACTGGGGGAGGAGGCACGACGTGGTCGCCGGCGTCGTGTCCCacccggcggcgcgccgcgtcgAGGagctccgcgtcgccgccgtcaggtCCGCCGACGGGCCGTCGTCCGACAGGGAGGTCACGGAGATGGAAGAAGGGGAGTTCCACCTCTccctcggcggcagcggcggcacccAGCCGTCGACGGAGACGCTCCGCGTGCTCGACCTCACCGGGTGCGGCGGCgtctccctccccgccggcgcggcgctccCGCGGCTGACgacgctgcggctgcggctgtgcGTCGTGCAGGTCGAGGACCTGCAGGGCGTCGTCGACTCCGCGCCGGCGCTCGCCACCGTGCACCTCGAGTCCGTCTTCCTCGCCGGGACGAAAGAAGACGGCTGCTGCGCCCGCCTCCGCTTCCCCGCGGCCACCGCGCTCGTGCTGGCCAAGTGCAGGGGCCACGGGAGCCACcacaacggcgacgacgacgccagcgACTGCGAGGGCGCCATGGAGATCGACGCGCCGAGGCTCCGATCGTTCAAGTACACGGGGCTGCCCCGGCGGTTCTCGCtcatctcgccggcggcggacatGGAACGCGCGGACCTGCACTTCCTCCACGACGACGGGCCTCACCACTACCGCGACACCaccgccgtgctccgcgcgcGCTTCTGGCGCTTCCTCCACAACTTCCGCGGCGTCAAGTCCCTCAAGCTGAAGGTGACCTACCTCAAGGCGATCGCCGTCACCGGCAACGGCAAAGGcatcctcctcccgccgctccatGGCGTCGAGCGCCTCGACGTCGCCGCGCTGCACGACCCGGC harbors:
- the LOC9272260 gene encoding uncharacterized protein: MLALMLHLPVLHERVTVEFDEVDGDVDVPGLPRLCRQRPCRAVPDGGQEEPQLHVVRAPRRPLHGRHGHHREHRRGADELEPAGSPRHHRGQSVRAGANRISDLPDDLIQRILHFAPAREAASTGLLSSRWRSLWRSTGAVNLAVLVRRRDDFFSLRDAFVRSAHAALAAAAGGHVRRLTMHVETERLPVQLTADAFLHRDAEDWGRRHDVVAGVVSHPAARRVEELRVAAVRSADGPSSDREVTEMEEGEFHLSLGGSGGTQPSTETLRVLDLTGCGGVSLPAGAALPRLTTLRLRLCVVQVEDLQGVVDSAPALATVHLESVFLAGTKEDGCCARLRFPAATALVLAKCRGHGSHHNGDDDASDCEGAMEIDAPRLRSFKYTGLPRRFSLISPAADMERADLHFLHDDGPHHYRDTTAVLRARFWRFLHNFRGVKSLKLKVTYLKAIAVTGNGKGILLPPLHGVERLDVAALHDPASETSTVAIANLLRCCPNLRDLVLRLSTVPPDSTKNGGYCRDVLRRRWQADLDESVHRLARRRGWPKPPPPPPPTKISCMNQSLDDAGGDIHGLSGRSFACLRSSLTRVGIQFRNDERSWLGVSLIKFFAENAICLEEMRVDGGNERMRDHINRRVERWIVESGMRCFRVLPLERR